In Triticum aestivum cultivar Chinese Spring chromosome 5B, IWGSC CS RefSeq v2.1, whole genome shotgun sequence, the following proteins share a genomic window:
- the LOC123113165 gene encoding rhomboid-like protein 15 isoform X1 has product MRPNIITEAGVSTRLNQWWSSTPFITSGVTIICAAIYLVCLLVGYDSYAEICFLPSAVVSHFQVYRFYTSVLFHGSLLHVLFNMLTFVPLGTELERIMGSVRLLFLMFLLATTNAIFHLIVAFLVAYNPLYHVSYLVDECSIGFSGVIFSMIVIETSLSGVQYRSVFGLFNVPAKWYAWILLILFQFLASNVSLLGHLSGILSGFAYTYGLFNYLLPGPSFYSSIEGLSMLSVCVRRPGFILCTGGTTYGQLPTHSNMSTPPSALINANFLRNISSWMPSRRTSTVQTSTGQEQEDPRFPGRGRTLASTGTEPTTREANANLHARLLDNSTPSDLLTNSQHTAANAVRADATVTADETDTFDEELKKLVAMGFERTQAEVALAAADGDPNVAIEILMSQQD; this is encoded by the exons ATGCGCCCCAACATCATCACGGAG GCTGGGGTTTCAACTAGGCTGAACCAGTGGTGGAGCAGCACCCCGTTCATTACTTCTGGCGTTACCATAATATGTGCGGCGATATATCTGGTATGCTTGTTGGTTGGATATGACTCCTATGCCGAGATATGCTTCTTGCCTTCTGCAGTGGTCTCACATTTTCAAG TGTATAGGTTCTACACATCTGTTCTGTTTCACGGCTCTTTGCTTCATGTGCTATTCAACATGCTGACCTTTGTACCCTTGGGGACCGAGTTGGAGAGAATTATGGGATCAGTCCGTCTCTTGTTCCTGATGTTCCTTCTTGCAACGACTAATGCAATTTTCCATCTCATCGTTGCCTTCTTGGTGGCTTATAATCCTTTATACCATGTCTCATATCTTGTGGATGAATGTTCGATTGGTTTTTCTGGAGTTATATTCTCAATGATAGTCATTGAGACAAGCCTGAGTGGAGTGCAATATCGAAG TGTCTTCGGTCTCTTCAATGTCCCTGCAAAATG GTATGCATGGATTTTGCTGATACTGTTTCAGTTTCTCGCTAGTAATGTTTCATTACTGGGGCACCTCTCTGGCATCTTGTCTGGATTTGCAT ACACTTATGGGCTGTTCAACTACTTGCTGCCTGGACCTTCATTTTACTCTTCTATTGAAGGCTTGTCCATGCTA TCTGTTTGTGTTAGGCGTCCTGGCTTTATTCTCTGTACTGGAGGAACAACATACGGCCAGCTTCCTACACATTCTAACATGTCCACTCCACCCAG CGCTCTGATAAATGCAAATTTCTTGAGAAATATTTCGTCATGGATGCCAAGTAGGCGGACATCCACTGTTCAGACGTCTACTGGTCAG GAACAAGAAGACCCGAGATTTCCAGGGAGAGGGCGGACGCTTGCTTCTACAGGAACTGAACCAACTACAAGGGAGGCCAATGCAAATTTGCATGCTAGGTTGTTGGATAACTCAACCCCAAGCGACCTTCTAACAAATTCACA GCATACAGCAGCAAACGCTGTCAGAGCTGATGCAACAGTAACAGCTGACGAG ACTGATACATTTGATGAAGAGCTTAAGAAGCTGGTTGCGATGGGCTTTGAAAGG ACTCAGGCTGAAGTTGCTCTTGCCGCTGCCGACGGAGATCCAAATGTTGCCATTGAGATTCTCATGAGCCAGCAG GATTAG
- the LOC123113165 gene encoding rhomboid-like protein 15 isoform X2, which produces MRPNIITEAGVSTRLNQWWSSTPFITSGVTIICAAIYLVCLLVGYDSYAEICFLPSAVVSHFQVYRFYTSVLFHGSLLHVLFNMLTFVPLGTELERIMGSVRLLFLMFLLATTNAIFHLIVAFLVAYNPLYHVSYLVDECSIGFSGVIFSMIVIETSLSGVQYRSVFGLFNVPAKWYAWILLILFQFLASNVSLLGHLSGILSGFAYTYGLFNYLLPGPSFYSSIEGLSMLSVCVRRPGFILCTGGTTYGQLPTHSNMSTPPSALINANFLRNISSWMPSRRTSTVQTSTGQEQEDPRFPGRGRTLASTGTEPTTREANANLHARHTAANAVRADATVTADETDTFDEELKKLVAMGFERTQAEVALAAADGDPNVAIEILMSQQD; this is translated from the exons ATGCGCCCCAACATCATCACGGAG GCTGGGGTTTCAACTAGGCTGAACCAGTGGTGGAGCAGCACCCCGTTCATTACTTCTGGCGTTACCATAATATGTGCGGCGATATATCTGGTATGCTTGTTGGTTGGATATGACTCCTATGCCGAGATATGCTTCTTGCCTTCTGCAGTGGTCTCACATTTTCAAG TGTATAGGTTCTACACATCTGTTCTGTTTCACGGCTCTTTGCTTCATGTGCTATTCAACATGCTGACCTTTGTACCCTTGGGGACCGAGTTGGAGAGAATTATGGGATCAGTCCGTCTCTTGTTCCTGATGTTCCTTCTTGCAACGACTAATGCAATTTTCCATCTCATCGTTGCCTTCTTGGTGGCTTATAATCCTTTATACCATGTCTCATATCTTGTGGATGAATGTTCGATTGGTTTTTCTGGAGTTATATTCTCAATGATAGTCATTGAGACAAGCCTGAGTGGAGTGCAATATCGAAG TGTCTTCGGTCTCTTCAATGTCCCTGCAAAATG GTATGCATGGATTTTGCTGATACTGTTTCAGTTTCTCGCTAGTAATGTTTCATTACTGGGGCACCTCTCTGGCATCTTGTCTGGATTTGCAT ACACTTATGGGCTGTTCAACTACTTGCTGCCTGGACCTTCATTTTACTCTTCTATTGAAGGCTTGTCCATGCTA TCTGTTTGTGTTAGGCGTCCTGGCTTTATTCTCTGTACTGGAGGAACAACATACGGCCAGCTTCCTACACATTCTAACATGTCCACTCCACCCAG CGCTCTGATAAATGCAAATTTCTTGAGAAATATTTCGTCATGGATGCCAAGTAGGCGGACATCCACTGTTCAGACGTCTACTGGTCAG GAACAAGAAGACCCGAGATTTCCAGGGAGAGGGCGGACGCTTGCTTCTACAGGAACTGAACCAACTACAAGGGAGGCCAATGCAAATTTGCATGCTAG GCATACAGCAGCAAACGCTGTCAGAGCTGATGCAACAGTAACAGCTGACGAG ACTGATACATTTGATGAAGAGCTTAAGAAGCTGGTTGCGATGGGCTTTGAAAGG ACTCAGGCTGAAGTTGCTCTTGCCGCTGCCGACGGAGATCCAAATGTTGCCATTGAGATTCTCATGAGCCAGCAG GATTAG
- the LOC123113165 gene encoding rhomboid-like protein 15 isoform X3, with translation MCGDISVYRFYTSVLFHGSLLHVLFNMLTFVPLGTELERIMGSVRLLFLMFLLATTNAIFHLIVAFLVAYNPLYHVSYLVDECSIGFSGVIFSMIVIETSLSGVQYRSVFGLFNVPAKWYAWILLILFQFLASNVSLLGHLSGILSGFAYTYGLFNYLLPGPSFYSSIEGLSMLSVCVRRPGFILCTGGTTYGQLPTHSNMSTPPSALINANFLRNISSWMPSRRTSTVQTSTGQEQEDPRFPGRGRTLASTGTEPTTREANANLHARLLDNSTPSDLLTNSQHTAANAVRADATVTADETDTFDEELKKLVAMGFERTQAEVALAAADGDPNVAIEILMSQQD, from the exons ATGTGCGGCGATATATCTG TGTATAGGTTCTACACATCTGTTCTGTTTCACGGCTCTTTGCTTCATGTGCTATTCAACATGCTGACCTTTGTACCCTTGGGGACCGAGTTGGAGAGAATTATGGGATCAGTCCGTCTCTTGTTCCTGATGTTCCTTCTTGCAACGACTAATGCAATTTTCCATCTCATCGTTGCCTTCTTGGTGGCTTATAATCCTTTATACCATGTCTCATATCTTGTGGATGAATGTTCGATTGGTTTTTCTGGAGTTATATTCTCAATGATAGTCATTGAGACAAGCCTGAGTGGAGTGCAATATCGAAG TGTCTTCGGTCTCTTCAATGTCCCTGCAAAATG GTATGCATGGATTTTGCTGATACTGTTTCAGTTTCTCGCTAGTAATGTTTCATTACTGGGGCACCTCTCTGGCATCTTGTCTGGATTTGCAT ACACTTATGGGCTGTTCAACTACTTGCTGCCTGGACCTTCATTTTACTCTTCTATTGAAGGCTTGTCCATGCTA TCTGTTTGTGTTAGGCGTCCTGGCTTTATTCTCTGTACTGGAGGAACAACATACGGCCAGCTTCCTACACATTCTAACATGTCCACTCCACCCAG CGCTCTGATAAATGCAAATTTCTTGAGAAATATTTCGTCATGGATGCCAAGTAGGCGGACATCCACTGTTCAGACGTCTACTGGTCAG GAACAAGAAGACCCGAGATTTCCAGGGAGAGGGCGGACGCTTGCTTCTACAGGAACTGAACCAACTACAAGGGAGGCCAATGCAAATTTGCATGCTAGGTTGTTGGATAACTCAACCCCAAGCGACCTTCTAACAAATTCACA GCATACAGCAGCAAACGCTGTCAGAGCTGATGCAACAGTAACAGCTGACGAG ACTGATACATTTGATGAAGAGCTTAAGAAGCTGGTTGCGATGGGCTTTGAAAGG ACTCAGGCTGAAGTTGCTCTTGCCGCTGCCGACGGAGATCCAAATGTTGCCATTGAGATTCTCATGAGCCAGCAG GATTAG
- the LOC123113166 gene encoding glutamyl-tRNA(Gln) amidotransferase subunit C, chloroplastic/mitochondrial: MLSAAASAIPRLRWAAAPPGHASPSNRWSLLRRRPLSSFPNVAPTAGPGPLEPPDLPRLANSARISLSPQEAEEFAPKIQQVVDWFGQLQSVDLESIEPSLRADTAAGSSLREDKAEPFANRDAIIEALPSYDDPYIKVPNALTKE; this comes from the exons AtgctctccgccgccgcctcggccattCCCAGGCTCCGCtgggccgccgcgccgccggggcACGCTTCGCCGAGCAACCGGTGGTCTCTGCTGCGGCGGCGCCCGCTCTCCTCCTTCCCGAACGTAGCGCCCACCGCGGGGCCGGGGCCCCTGGAGCCGCCGGACCTTCCCCGCCTCGCCAACTCTGCCCGCATATCTCTCTCGCCGCAAGAG GCCGAGGAGTTCGCGCCCAAGATTCAGCAGGTGGTTGACTG GTTTGGGCAACTTCAGTCGGTTGATCTTGAATCCATTGAGCCTTCACTTAGAGCTG ATACTGCAGCTGGTAGTTCTTTAAGAGAAGATAAGGCGGAACCATTTGCTAACAG AGATGCCATAATAGAGGCCCTTCCGAGTTATGATGATCCATACATCAAAGTGCCAAATGCGCTGACCAAAGAATGA